Genomic DNA from Vreelandella subglaciescola:
CGCGGGACACGACCCGGCCGCGGCATAGCGTCAACATGGGGCGGCCGGTCAGCTCAAGCCCCTCGTACGGCGTATAGTCCACGGCATGATGCAGGTCGGCGTTGCGTATGGTGCTTTTCGCCGTCGCGTCCCACAGCGTCAAATCGGCATCGCTGCCGATGGCAATGGTGCCCTTGCGTGGGTAGAGCCCGTAGATTTTGGCGGGGTTGGTCGCGGTCAGCGCCACGAAGCGGGTCACGTCGATGCGCTCCTTGACCACGCCTTCGGAAAACAGGATCGGCAGCCGCGTTTCTAGGCCAGGAATGCCGTTGGGGATGTGTTCGAAGTGGGCGTGTTCGCCGTGCAGCTTTTTACCCTTGACGTCCTCGAAGCGAAACGGCGCATGGTCCGAGGAGAACACCTGAAAGACGCCGGATTCCAGCCCTTGCCAGACCGCTTCCTGGGCCGCCGGATCACGGGGCGGCGGGCTACACACGTACTTGGCACCGTCGAACCCGTCGCGATCCAGGTCCTTGGCCGTGAGCATCAAATACTGCGGGCAGGTCTCGCCATAGACGCGCAGACCGCGGCTCTGTGCCCAGCGAATCTGCTCGATGGTCTGGGTGCCGGAGACATGCACGATCAGCACAGGCACGTCGACCAGCTCCGCCAGCGAAATCGCCCGGTGAGACGCTTCGCGCTCGCCGATGCTCGAATGCGCCACACCGTGATAGTAAGGCCCCGTGTTGCCGCTCTCGGTCAGCAGCTCGGTCAGATAGGCGATGCAGTCAGCGTTCTCGGCATGCACCATGACCATGGCACCCTCTCGCCGCGCCAGCGCCAGCACATTGAGAATCTCACGGTCGTTGAGCTTGAGATCATCGTAGGTCATGTAGATCTTGAAGGAGCTGTAGCCCTCCTTGATCAGCGCCGGCAGCTCCTCCTTCAATACCGTTTCGGTGGGATCGGTAACGATCATGTGAAAGGCGTAGTCGATGAAGGCCTGACCCTCGCTACGCCGATGATAATCGTCTACCGCGGCGCGCAGGCTCTGGCCCTTCTGCTGGGCGGCAAAGGGCATCACCGTGGTGGTGCCACCGCAGGCCGCCGAACGCGTGCCGCTGAAAAAGCCGTCGGCCATCACCGCACCATCGCCCAGCGGCTGATCCAGATGACAATGCGCATCGATGCCACCGGGCAATACCCATAAGCCTTCGGCATCGATGACCTCAGCGGCCTCGCCCAGCTCATGACCGAGCGCTACGATGCGCCCCGCCTTGATGCCGATATCGGCGTAATACGTGTCCACCGCGGTCGTAATCAGGCCGTTTTTAACCAAAGTGTCGAAGCGTTGCATGACGTTGCTTCCTTTATTGTCGTTGTGAAGGCACATAGTCCCGATGAAGGTTAAGTGTCTTTATGAACGCTGCGGCTGCCCACTTTTCCGATAGGCAAGCCAGCCACCACTCGCCGTGATATCCACCACGGCCGGCAGGCTGATCGCCGACTCTCTTAGGCGCATGCTCAATGAGCCCGAACCGTCTTCCAGCTTGATGACCGTGAGCTCAAGCTCCTCTGGTTCATTCGGCAACAGGCGATCTTGCAGCTGGGTATAAGAGACGTCGTACAGTTCACCGGGTATATTTGCACCGCCCTCCCGCACTGGCAAAAGTCCGGGGAATTCGTCCCGAACGGAATAAAAGCGATAGTTAGCCGCCGTATTAACGCAGCCTAGAAACGTGGCGCCTTCCAACGCAAAATTAATACAACCACCGGCCAGTGCCTGACCGTTCACAAACATACGCACCGTAATATCCTGCTCTTCCTGCATGTCGAACCCTCTCTATAAGCGACATAGCCTCGTTAATGGCTGTTCTGGGTAATGGCCTCGCCGGTATGCCGGACGTGGTCGGCTAGCAGGCGCTGCGCGCGTTCGCCATCGCGTGCCTTGAGCGCTTCCAGAATGGCCCGGTGCTCATCGGTCGATTCTTGCCAGCGGCCGATGCTGTTCAGCGCCAGGTAACGTGCCCGCTCCAGGCGCCCCAGCAGGCGCTGATGCGTTTCCTCAAGTACTGGGTTTTTGGCCCCGGCCACTAGCAGGGTATGAATGCGCTGATTGACTTCGAAATAGCCGGCGCGGTCACCCTTCGTATGCAGTTTTTCCAAGCGCTCTTGCAGTGCTTCTAACTGCTTGAGGTCAGTGTTGGTCATACGGTTTGCGGCTAGCCCCGCAGCAAGACCCTCGATGCCGGCTTCAGCCTCGAACAGGTATTCAAGCTCCCGGGAGTCGATGAGCGTCACCACGGCGTTGCGGTTGTGCCGTATAGCAACCAGCCCGTCGCTGGACAGCATGCGGATTGCTTCGCGCAGCGGGGTGCGGGAGATAGCCAGCTGTTCGCACAGCGCCGGTTCAACAATGCGTGCTCCCGGCGCCAACTCACCGTGAACAATCATTCGCTGCAGTATCCGATAGGCCTCCTGAGCCAGAGACGTGGATTGAATACGCCGCTGAGAAGGTGCCGTTTCAGCGGCGACAGACACCGAGGAGGCGTGGTTGGCTGTGCGCATGCGCAGAATCTCCTGATAAACAAATCAATGAAAGTGGCGGACTGGTCAGCGCTGTGGCGTATCCGTGGGGTCGGCGAACACGCCGGGATCAGGCTGGCTCGCCAGGCTGGCGTTAAGCTCCTCGGTCAATGCCTGTTTCCCGGCCTGCGCATTCGCCTCAGGCGCCCCGGCCTCAAGGCCTGGAATAACGTAGTCATTGACGATATCCCTGAAAATGCGCACGTTCTTGGCATGCCGCAATCCGCCTTCGATGGGCAACATACTGGTCATGACCACGACGGCATTCCGCTCGGGCAGCATGGTGACGAACTGGCCCTTGAACCCCATCATGGTCAGGCTCGGCTCGGTATCCACAATGTGGTTAATCCAGAGGTAATAGCCGAAGTCCCGGGCGGCCTTTGGCGTGCTCATTTTTTCGATCCATGCTGCCGGAACGAGCTGCTCGCCCTGCCACGTGCCCTTGTTGATAATCAGCTCGCCGAGCTTGGCCATGTCGGTGGGCCGTAAGCGCAAGCCCCACCCGCCTGACACCAGCCCTTGCTCGTCGGCGCGTTCCCACGCGTAATTTTTCATACCCAGCGGTTGAAACAGCTGCTCCGCGGCGTACTCCTGGAGAGGCTCATTCGCAGCGGCGCTCAGCATGGCAGTCGCAAAAACCGGGTTCACGTCGGTGTATTCAAAGTCGCTGCCCGGCGCAAAGTGCGTGTCGGTATTCGCGACCAGCTTCAAACGATCCGGCGAGCCAAAATAAATGGGGTCGTCTTCCGGGTCGAAATCGTAGGCCAGGCCTGACGCCATCGACAGCACATGGCGCAACTGGATGGCCTGCTTATCCGCTACCTGCTCTGCCAGGTCTGGCCGCGCGTCGGTGATAATCGAGGCGATATCGTCATCGAGTCCAATGCGGCCCTCCTCGATCAGCATGCCGGCCAGTAACGCGACCACGGTTTTGGTCACGGAATACAGCTCATAGTTGTGATCCCGGGTCAGCTCATTGGTGTAGCGCTCAAAGATCAGCGCGTTATCCTTGACCACCAGCAGGCTGCGAATGTCGTAGTTTTCCTCACGCAGCCATTGGGAGAGCGCCATCAATGTGGCGGAATCGACCCCCTGACTTTCTGGCGTGGCCACGGGGATATCAGTGGCCGGCGCGCTCTGGCTCGCGGCCACGGCGGTAAACGGCAAAGTCAGAGCGCCTGCCAGAAAAAGTGACGCGCTATAGCGCGAAACATGCTGAAACCTGCCCCGCGAGCAGGGCACCTTGGGAGCAGCAGCGCCCAGAGAGTTATCATTACGCATAATGGCCTCGTCTTGTTGCATCTTGTTGTTATGCATCTACCGGCTGGCGGCCGACTAACGCGGCAAGCGGCGCACCCAGGCCCTGGCATGGCTTGGTCGGGGGTTGGGTATAGCTGCCGGCGGCGGGCGTCTGGGCGGCCATATCGACCATGGCCTGAGCCTGGATCAAGGCACAGGTCACGCCATCCAGCGCGGGAACCGGCATACGGTCAGCCACTGAGCGAGCCAGGCCCGCCAGCGGCGCACCGGCAAGGATCAACACGTCGGCACCGTCTTCTTCCACGGCGCGGCGGCCCAGTTCGATCAAACGCTCGCCCTGGTTCTCCTGCACCTGACCGATATGCTGCAGCGGTTCGTCCAACGCGCGAATACTCGCCAAACGCCCTTCAAGGCCATAGGAGGCGATGCATTCGCGGTACCAGGCCTGAATGCGCTGGGAAATGGCGATGACCGAAAAGCGTCCGCCTTGCTGGCAGGCGCTCAGCACGGCCGCCTCCGTCATCCCCACCACGGGGATCGGCATGATCTCACGCAGGGCGGTCAGGCCCGGATCACCAAAGGCGGCAACCACAATGGCATCGTATTGCTGATAATGCTCTGCCGCAATTTGCATGGCGGCATAACCGCCAATCAGCGACTCTGCCCGGGTCTCGATATAGGCCACGCCGAAAGGGGCGGTGGCCATGGTCAACTCGGTGTTGGGCCGAATGCTGCGCGAGGCTTCCGCCTCGATCAGGCGCGTCACGTCCTGGGACGTATTGGGATTGATGACCAGCAGTTTCATGGCAGGCTCTTTAAGTCGGATAAATAATGTAGGCGTCGAGCCCGGCTCAGTAGCCGAGGGCGTGGGGCAACCAGGTCACGATACCGGGGAACAGAAAGCATGCCGCCAGCACCACATACTGGAAGGCAATGAACGGCCAGGCGCTCTTCATCAGTTCGCTGAGGCTGATATTGGAGATACCGCACATCACGAACAGCAGCACGCCCACCGGAGGCGTCATCATGCCCACCACCAGGTTCATCACGAACAGAAAGCCGAACAGCAAGGGATCAATGCCATAGGACATGGCGATCGGTGCCAGCAGCGGCACCAGCATGATGTAGGCGGCGTTGGATTCGATGAACATGCCGATCAGGATCAGCAGCCCCATGACCAGCAGCAGGAAAATCTGCGGATCAGAAGTGAAGTCCTTTAGCCAGCTGGCCAGCTGCATCGGGATCAGATCGATGGTGAACGCAAACGTCATGGTTGAGGCAAAAGCGATCAGCGCACCGACCATGGCAGCCGTTACTGCCGCGTTAAACATGGCCTTGGGAAGGTCAGACAGCCGCAGCTGACGCGTGACGAAAAATCCCATGAATATCGCGTAAATCACCGCGATTGCCGCGCCCTCGGTCGCCGTGAAAGCACCGGCCACGATGCCGCCAACGACCACGATGGGCATCAGCAGGATAGGCAAGGCGCGCCAGGTCTGAACCAGAATATGCTTCAGCCCCAGGTTGCCCCCGGACAAGGGATAGCGCCGCTTTGCCGAGATAAATGACGCCAGCCCCATAAAGCCCACGGCCAGAATGATCCCCGGCACCACGCCGGCCATAAACAGCCCGCCGACGGAGACGGTAGAACCTGCCATCAACGCATAGACGATCATCGCATTGCTGGGGGGAATAATAGCGCCGAGGTTAGCGGCAGAGGCCACCACCGCGCTGCTATAGCCGGTGCCATACTTCTCACGCATTGACGGCACCAGGGCACTGCCCAGAGCGCTGGCGCTGGCCACGGCGGCGCCGCTAACGGCTGCCAATACCATTCCCGCAAGAATCGCCACGTGGGCCAGGCCGCCGTGTACGCGCCCCACCAGGGAATTGGCGAAGTCGACCAGGCGCTGCAGGATGCCCGCCGCGACCATCAGTTCGCCGGCCAGCATAAACAGCGGAATAGCCATCAAGGGGAAGTTATCGATGGAGTGCATCATGCGCTGGGGCATGACGGAGAAGTCCATATCACCGACGAACAGCCCCACCAGCGAGGCCAGCCCAAGGGCAAAGGCAAGCGGCATACGCAAGAGGGCAAAAACCAAAAAAGTGATGACGATAGACAAGGTCATGAGGTTTCTCCTTCCTTGATCGCCGCAGGCGCGCTGGGCAGCGGCTCCACCTGCCAGATTTGCGCAATCAAATGCAGCAGGCTATGGCCGGCGCTGATCAGCACTGCGATATAAAACATGGCGGCGGTCACGGGAACGGTGGGCATCAGCTGCTGCCATTTGTCCGCCACCGCGCCCAGCGACAACCACACCAGGGTCACCATCACCAACGCGCTGGCCAGAGCCATCACGCGAGTCAATTGCCGCTGCACCGCCGCGGGCAGCAAACCCGCTATCGCATCAATGCCCACATGAATACCCACTTTTATCCCGTGGGGTATGGCCAGAAATATCGCCCAAACGAAGAACAGCCGCGACAGCTCATCGGCCGAATCAATCGATGTCGAGAGTACATAGCGGGCAAAAACCTGGGCAGATACCAGTAGCGTCATCGATCCCATGGCCAGAATGATGGCGTAATAGGACGTGCGGTCTATCGCCAGCATCGCCACAAGAAAACGTTTTTGCGTGGGGCTGGAAGCATGCGCTTCCAGCCATGGGGCTCTGGACTTCATTTATCCAGCTCCGCCTGAACGGTTTCCACGATGTCCGCGCCGAGACTGTTCTTCAGTTCATCGACGACCCCTTGAGTCTCTTTGCGCAGGGCCTCGCGGGTTTCGTCAGAGAGCGAGGTGAATTCCATACCGCGGTCGATAAGCGTCTGGCGGGCGGCCTTATCTTCCTCGGCGGCTTTGCTGCGCTGCCATTCAACGGCAACATCCATCGAGTCCCGGACGGCTTGCTGCTCTTCGTCGCTAAGACTCTCGAACTTATTCAGGTTAGCAATAATGACGATGTAGTCGTAGAAGTGGCGGCTATCGGACAGGTACTTCTGTACTTCATCAAGACGCCGGGTGGCGATCACGCTGTAGGGATTTTCCTGGCCATCGATCACGCCCTGCTGAAGCCCGCTGTAAACCTCCTTGATCCCCATGGAGACGGGATTGGCACCCAGAGCCCGGAACGTATCGAGGTGGGTCTGGTTGGGTTGCAGACGAATCTTGAGCCCTTTGAAGTCTTCCGGCTCTTTGATGGGGTGCTCATTATTGGTGACGTTACGGAACCCCAGCTCCATATAGCCAAGGGCCGTAAACCCTTTTTCAGCCAGTTTTTGGTTGAGCATATCGCCCACTTTGCCGTCTATCACGCGGAAGGCATCTTCACGGTTATCAAACGCGAAGGGCAGGCTTAGTGCTTCAAACTCCGCCACGATGCGCGATAGATAGGCGATACCTACCCAAGTGCCCATGACCGCGCCGGAGCTCACCTGGTCGATGTTTTCACCCGCGCCGCCTAGCTGCATGGCGGGGAAAAGTTGAGCAGTAAGGTCGCCGTCGGTGCGGTTAGCCAGTTCCTCCTGGAAGATTTCCATGGCTTTGCTGCTGGAGTGATCGTTCGGGAAGTTGCCGCCAAAGCGCAGGGTATCCGCGCTGGCGAGCATCGGCGTGCCGAGGCCCAGGGCCATAAGCAAGGTGCAGCAGTGGCGGGTTATGCGTGTTGTTGTTGTCATAATGAAAGTTTCCTTTGTGCGGTTTGTGAAGAGTCGCGCTACTCAAGGCAAGAAAACGATGCCTGAAAACACCATAGTCAATCACTGTTAAAATACAATATACAAAATACTGTTTTTTTACTTTATGTTTAAAAACAATAATTTATAATTTTAAAAAATACGCTTCTGGAGGAAATTACGACAAGGGCGCACCGAGGAAAGGGCTGTCTGGAATCACCCGGGCGTATGCACACCGTCAGGCTCGTGCAAGGCGCAACATACAAGCTGGATTGCTTCAGCGAGGGCGCCGGCAGAGGCTCATTATTCAGCCAGAAACGGGCTGCCCCTGCGCGCACAGCATGGGCTTTCCAGCCTTTGTTCTGGTAGCTACGCTTGAGCTGACGCCGTTTTGTGGTGTATCACGGTAGGCGGATATAAGTTAAAACAGGGAAGCAAACGAGACACAAGGGCATCCCGTGACCCCGCCGCGCAGAGGAGAATTGTCATGCCGAATCAACCATTTCTGACTGATATCAAGACCATCCGCGAACGTGCCCGCCAGCATATCGAGCGTGGGGCGGTCACCGAGGGCTATACCGCGGATCGTGAAAACGTCATCAGCCTGCTGAACGAGGCGCTGGCCACGGAAATTGTCTGCACGCTGCGCTACAAGCGCCATTACTATATGGCCGACGGCCTGAGCGCGAGCATCGCCAAGGCCGAGTTTCTGGAACACGCCCAGCAGGAACAGCAGCACGCCGACTGGCTGGCAGAGCGCATCGTGCAGCTGGGCGGCGCGCCGAACTTCTCGCCGGAGGGGCTGTTAAGCCGCTCCCACGCGGAATATACCGAAGGCGACTCGCTGCGCGAAATGATCAAGGAAGACCTGATTGCCGAGCGTATTGCCATCGATAGCTACCGGGAAATCGCCACGTATCTGGGCGATAAAGACCCGACCTCACGGCGAGTGATGGAAGATATTCTGGCGCAGGAAGAAGAACACGCCGACGATATGGCCGGCCTGCTAGAAGGGCTGGATAACAGCACTAACCGTAACGCTTAACGCGTCAGCAAGCCGTTCTCGCAAGACAAGCGGCCGCCCTCATCGGGGCTGATGAAGGAGTCATTCAAGGAGCGCTTCGGCTGGCGGCCGAAGCGCTCCCATGTATTACAGCAACACCAGCGATAGCACGTAGATCAAGCACATCGCGGTAACACCCTGAACCAGAGTGGCAAGCGTTTGCGCGCGGTACGCCAGCCCTACGCTCATACGGCTGAAGCGGGACACTACCCAGAAGAAACTGTCATTGGCGTGTGAGACGGTCATGGCACCCGCACCAATGGCCATGACGGTGAGCGTACGCCCGATATCACTGCCCAGCCCCAGAGAGTCAACCATGGGAGCCACCAGCGCCGAGGTGGTAACCAGCGCAACGGTGGAAGACCCCTGCGCCGACTTCAAACCCGCCGAGACGATAAACGGCATCAAAATACCGATGCCCAACGTTGAGAGCGTACTGCCCAGATAATCCCCCAGCGGCGAAGCACTCAGCACGGCACCAAACGCGCCACCGGCACCGGTAATCAGCAAAATGGGCGCGGCCGATACAATGCCTTCACTAATGCGATCGCTGAATTCGACGATCTTGTTATCACTTTTCAGCAGCACGCAGGACAGTAGCAGGCCAATCAGCAAAGCGGTTAGCGGCTGGCCCAGCAGGCTTAGCACCGCCATGGCCGTGCCTTCGCCGAAAGGCGATGCCGGCAGGCGCGCAACCGTACCGATACAGATCAACAGAATAGGCATCACGATGGGCGCGAACGCCGCCATCGGGCTTGGCAGGCGGCCATAGCTGGCCCTGAGTGCCTCCCAATCCTGCTGCTGGTCAGCAGCGTCCGGCTGCGTATCCTGCACATCGGGCTCGGTATTGGCAAAACGCTTGGCCCAAAGCATGCCGGCCACGGCAGCCACCGCGGCAATGGGAATACCCGCGGCAATCACCAGCCCGAGATTGGATTCCAGCCCCAGATTACCCGCCGCGGCAATGGGCCCAGGCGTTGGCGGAACAAAGGTGTGCGTGGCATAAAGCCCGGTCGCCAGTGCAACGCTCATCGTAATCGACGATGTATGAAGCTTTTTGGCCAGAGACTCTTTAAGCGAATTGAGGATGATAAAACCGGAATCGCAAAAAACCGGCACCGATACAATATAGCCAATGGCCGACATGGTCAGCGTAGGAAAGCGCTCACCGAGCCGTGCAATCATGAAATCGGCCATGGTGATGGCCGCCCCGCTTTTTTCCAGAATCACGCCGATGATGGTGCCCAGTACGATCACCAGGCCAATGTAGCCAAGAATGCCCCCGAACCCTGAAGTGATCGTGTCGACCACCGAGTCAATCGGCAAACGGTAGGCAAACGCCGCGATAAAAGACGCCCCCAGCAGCGCCAGAAACGGATGCATTTTCCACTTGCTGGTGGCCAGCACGATAAACCCCACCACGACCAGCAATATCAAGACCAGCCCCATGACCTTCCCCTTGTTTCGTTGTTGCTGTTGATTGATACATCCCACGACACGCCCGGCACTCTGCCACGCGCGGGGCGGCAATCATAAACGGCTCAAGGCAGCTTCGCTATGGGCATCGTCTTGCCCGCCCCGCTCCCTGCACGGTCTGCGCCGGCACTATGCTTCCGCAGTATCAGGCAATCGCACAGCCCCATCTTGAGCAATCGCTCAATAAGGACTACAGTCATCCGCAGGGCTTGTTTGAAGCCAACTTCTGCCCTTTTTTGAGTGATCGATCAAAAATAGATAACACCACATACATGCCGTTATCTTTATTCTTTCCGACCCTGTCACGAGGAGTCACTGCATGACCGAGTTCACCCTTCACGATAAGCAAAGCGCACCGCAGGAAAGCCAGCAGCTGCTTGATGCTTCCATCCAGACGTTCGGCATGGTGCCGAACCTGCACGCGGTGATGGCCGAAGCACCCGGGCTGCTCGAAGGTTACCAGCAGCTTCACCAGCTGTTTCTGGACAGCAGCTTTGATGACGAAGAGACCACCGTGGTGTGGCAAACCATTAACGTCGAACATGCCTGTCACTACTGCGTGCCTGCCCATACCGGCATCGCCAAAAGCATGAAAGTCGATGATGCCATCACCGACGCGTTGCGCAATGAAACACCGTTGCCCACGGCACGTTTGGAAGCCCTGCGTGATTTCACCCTCGCCGTTGTGCGTGGCCGTGGCAACGTCGATGACAACGCCGTACAAGCATTTCTCAAGGCAGGCTTCACCCAACGTCACATCCTCGAAGTGGTTCTGGGCACGGCGCAAAAAGTCATGAGCAACTACACCAACCACCTCGCCGATACGCCGATCGATGAACCCTTCAAGAAGTTCGAGTGGCACAAGGTAAACTGAAAAAGGTACACGACATGAACAACCTGACAGCGGTCGATGAAAGCAGCTATGTCGATGAAGTAGTGGAAAGCCAAAAACCAGTGCTAATCAAATTCTGGGCACCGTGGTGCGCTCCCTGCAAAATACTTGATCCGGTGGTCGAATCCATCGCCGAGGAGCAGGGGGAGGCCCTCAAAGTGGTGACCCTCAATGTCGATGAGGCACCGGGCCTCGCCGCTCAACACGGCGTACGCAGCCTGCCTACCGTGACACTGCTCAAGGGGGGAGAAAAACTCGAAGCACTCAGCGGCGTGCAATCCAAGGCAAGCCTTGACGCTCTTCTGACTCGCCACATCCAAGGCTAAGGAGCCAGGGTATCGAGCAGCTGGGCAGCGCTTGATCGCGAACCCACGCCCTGAAACAGGTTCGCTTCACCCAGCAACGCAACATGCAGGAGTAAGGAAAGCATCATGCTGACATTTTATTATCACCCGACCCCGAATCCGCGCAAAGTCGCTCTGTTCCTCGAAGAGGCCGGACTGCCGTTTACGCTGGTACCCGTGGACACCGCCACAGGCGAACAACACGATGCGGCTTATCGCGCCGTGAATCCTAACGGCAAAGTGCCGGCCATCGACGATGACGGCACCCTGGTATTCGATAGCAACGCCATTCTTCTCTATCTGGCGGAAAAAACCGGCAAGTTTCTTGGCGACCCGGCAGATCGCGGCGACCTGTTGTCGTGGCTGATGTTCATTGCCACCGGTTTGGGCCCTTTCTCCGGCCAATCGGTGCATTTTCACCGTGTGGCGCCAGACAACATCCCCTACGCACAAAGCCGTTATCGGAAAGAGACCGAGCGGCATTACGCTGTGCTCAATAAGCACTTGAAGGGGCGTGACTTCATCGTCGGCCACACCTTTACCATTGTGGACATCGCCGCATGGGCCTGGGTCGATCGCGCCGCGTTAACCTTGGGTGAGGAACGCTTGGGTGAATATCCGGAAGTGGAACGCTGGTTCCAGGCGATAGACGCTCGGCCGGCCGTCGCCCGCGCGCGCCTGATAGGTCAGGATATTGAATTCAAAACGCCCGGCGACGAGGATTCTCGACGCGCGCTTTATCCCAGCAATTATCCGGATTAACGCTCACGCCACCGTGTCTTTGCGTAGCG
This window encodes:
- the hydA gene encoding dihydropyrimidinase — translated: MQRFDTLVKNGLITTAVDTYYADIGIKAGRIVALGHELGEAAEVIDAEGLWVLPGGIDAHCHLDQPLGDGAVMADGFFSGTRSAACGGTTTVMPFAAQQKGQSLRAAVDDYHRRSEGQAFIDYAFHMIVTDPTETVLKEELPALIKEGYSSFKIYMTYDDLKLNDREILNVLALARREGAMVMVHAENADCIAYLTELLTESGNTGPYYHGVAHSSIGEREASHRAISLAELVDVPVLIVHVSGTQTIEQIRWAQSRGLRVYGETCPQYLMLTAKDLDRDGFDGAKYVCSPPPRDPAAQEAVWQGLESGVFQVFSSDHAPFRFEDVKGKKLHGEHAHFEHIPNGIPGLETRLPILFSEGVVKERIDVTRFVALTATNPAKIYGLYPRKGTIAIGSDADLTLWDATAKSTIRNADLHHAVDYTPYEGLELTGRPMLTLCRGRVVSRAGEPENEAGYGEFLKCDTPQPARPRGNAKGF
- a CDS encoding carboxymuconolactone decarboxylase family protein; this translates as MTEFTLHDKQSAPQESQQLLDASIQTFGMVPNLHAVMAEAPGLLEGYQQLHQLFLDSSFDDEETTVVWQTINVEHACHYCVPAHTGIAKSMKVDDAITDALRNETPLPTARLEALRDFTLAVVRGRGNVDDNAVQAFLKAGFTQRHILEVVLGTAQKVMSNYTNHLADTPIDEPFKKFEWHKVN
- a CDS encoding TRAP transporter large permease, coding for MTLSIVITFLVFALLRMPLAFALGLASLVGLFVGDMDFSVMPQRMMHSIDNFPLMAIPLFMLAGELMVAAGILQRLVDFANSLVGRVHGGLAHVAILAGMVLAAVSGAAVASASALGSALVPSMREKYGTGYSSAVVASAANLGAIIPPSNAMIVYALMAGSTVSVGGLFMAGVVPGIILAVGFMGLASFISAKRRYPLSGGNLGLKHILVQTWRALPILLMPIVVVGGIVAGAFTATEGAAIAVIYAIFMGFFVTRQLRLSDLPKAMFNAAVTAAMVGALIAFASTMTFAFTIDLIPMQLASWLKDFTSDPQIFLLLVMGLLILIGMFIESNAAYIMLVPLLAPIAMSYGIDPLLFGFLFVMNLVVGMMTPPVGVLLFVMCGISNISLSELMKSAWPFIAFQYVVLAACFLFPGIVTWLPHALGY
- a CDS encoding GntP family permease; the encoded protein is MGLVLILLVVVGFIVLATSKWKMHPFLALLGASFIAAFAYRLPIDSVVDTITSGFGGILGYIGLVIVLGTIIGVILEKSGAAITMADFMIARLGERFPTLTMSAIGYIVSVPVFCDSGFIILNSLKESLAKKLHTSSITMSVALATGLYATHTFVPPTPGPIAAAGNLGLESNLGLVIAAGIPIAAVAAVAGMLWAKRFANTEPDVQDTQPDAADQQQDWEALRASYGRLPSPMAAFAPIVMPILLICIGTVARLPASPFGEGTAMAVLSLLGQPLTALLIGLLLSCVLLKSDNKIVEFSDRISEGIVSAAPILLITGAGGAFGAVLSASPLGDYLGSTLSTLGIGILMPFIVSAGLKSAQGSSTVALVTTSALVAPMVDSLGLGSDIGRTLTVMAIGAGAMTVSHANDSFFWVVSRFSRMSVGLAYRAQTLATLVQGVTAMCLIYVLSLVLL
- a CDS encoding serine hydrolase domain-containing protein, with product MPFTAVAASQSAPATDIPVATPESQGVDSATLMALSQWLREENYDIRSLLVVKDNALIFERYTNELTRDHNYELYSVTKTVVALLAGMLIEEGRIGLDDDIASIITDARPDLAEQVADKQAIQLRHVLSMASGLAYDFDPEDDPIYFGSPDRLKLVANTDTHFAPGSDFEYTDVNPVFATAMLSAAANEPLQEYAAEQLFQPLGMKNYAWERADEQGLVSGGWGLRLRPTDMAKLGELIINKGTWQGEQLVPAAWIEKMSTPKAARDFGYYLWINHIVDTEPSLTMMGFKGQFVTMLPERNAVVVMTSMLPIEGGLRHAKNVRIFRDIVNDYVIPGLEAGAPEANAQAGKQALTEELNASLASQPDPGVFADPTDTPQR
- a CDS encoding TRAP transporter small permease; translated protein: MKSRAPWLEAHASSPTQKRFLVAMLAIDRTSYYAIILAMGSMTLLVSAQVFARYVLSTSIDSADELSRLFFVWAIFLAIPHGIKVGIHVGIDAIAGLLPAAVQRQLTRVMALASALVMVTLVWLSLGAVADKWQQLMPTVPVTAAMFYIAVLISAGHSLLHLIAQIWQVEPLPSAPAAIKEGETS
- a CDS encoding aspartate/glutamate racemase family protein translates to MKLLVINPNTSQDVTRLIEAEASRSIRPNTELTMATAPFGVAYIETRAESLIGGYAAMQIAAEHYQQYDAIVVAAFGDPGLTALREIMPIPVVGMTEAAVLSACQQGGRFSVIAISQRIQAWYRECIASYGLEGRLASIRALDEPLQHIGQVQENQGERLIELGRRAVEEDGADVLILAGAPLAGLARSVADRMPVPALDGVTCALIQAQAMVDMAAQTPAAGSYTQPPTKPCQGLGAPLAALVGRQPVDA
- a CDS encoding allophanate hydrolase-related protein, with translation MQEEQDITVRMFVNGQALAGGCINFALEGATFLGCVNTAANYRFYSVRDEFPGLLPVREGGANIPGELYDVSYTQLQDRLLPNEPEELELTVIKLEDGSGSLSMRLRESAISLPAVVDITASGGWLAYRKSGQPQRS
- a CDS encoding TRAP transporter substrate-binding protein, encoding MTTTTRITRHCCTLLMALGLGTPMLASADTLRFGGNFPNDHSSSKAMEIFQEELANRTDGDLTAQLFPAMQLGGAGENIDQVSSGAVMGTWVGIAYLSRIVAEFEALSLPFAFDNREDAFRVIDGKVGDMLNQKLAEKGFTALGYMELGFRNVTNNEHPIKEPEDFKGLKIRLQPNQTHLDTFRALGANPVSMGIKEVYSGLQQGVIDGQENPYSVIATRRLDEVQKYLSDSRHFYDYIVIIANLNKFESLSDEEQQAVRDSMDVAVEWQRSKAAEEDKAARQTLIDRGMEFTSLSDETREALRKETQGVVDELKNSLGADIVETVQAELDK
- a CDS encoding GntR family transcriptional regulator, giving the protein MRTANHASSVSVAAETAPSQRRIQSTSLAQEAYRILQRMIVHGELAPGARIVEPALCEQLAISRTPLREAIRMLSSDGLVAIRHNRNAVVTLIDSRELEYLFEAEAGIEGLAAGLAANRMTNTDLKQLEALQERLEKLHTKGDRAGYFEVNQRIHTLLVAGAKNPVLEETHQRLLGRLERARYLALNSIGRWQESTDEHRAILEALKARDGERAQRLLADHVRHTGEAITQNSH
- a CDS encoding ferritin-like domain-containing protein; this translates as MPNQPFLTDIKTIRERARQHIERGAVTEGYTADRENVISLLNEALATEIVCTLRYKRHYYMADGLSASIAKAEFLEHAQQEQQHADWLAERIVQLGGAPNFSPEGLLSRSHAEYTEGDSLREMIKEDLIAERIAIDSYREIATYLGDKDPTSRRVMEDILAQEEEHADDMAGLLEGLDNSTNRNA